From the genome of Devriesea agamarum, one region includes:
- the crcB gene encoding fluoride efflux transporter CrcB: MIAVLCVAFGGALGALVRYSVSELGVRWQRHPDKPQIPWATFVVNVAGAFLLGFFTRILVNGADTSPSWLLLIVGTGFCGALTTMSTFAFEIVMLLRRGAAVEAVGYLMITLGSIMAAMWLGLFLPVLWTR; this comes from the coding sequence ATGATCGCGGTGCTGTGTGTGGCATTTGGTGGTGCTCTCGGAGCTCTCGTGCGGTACTCCGTCTCTGAACTGGGGGTGCGGTGGCAGCGCCACCCGGACAAACCTCAGATCCCATGGGCGACATTTGTTGTAAATGTGGCCGGTGCGTTCCTGCTCGGATTTTTCACCCGGATCTTGGTCAACGGCGCCGACACCTCACCGTCCTGGCTGTTGCTGATCGTGGGCACCGGTTTTTGCGGAGCTTTAACCACGATGAGCACGTTTGCCTTTGAAATTGTGATGCTTCTGCGTCGCGGTGCTGCGGTGGAAGCCGTCGGATATTTGATGATCACTTTGGGTTCGATCATGGCCGCAATGTGGCTCGGACTTTTCCTACCGGTGCTTTGGACCCGGTGA
- a CDS encoding fluoride efflux transporter FluC: protein MSMPPTPSERRPARRDDPRMHTTEFAALTSADLDDVEAMLEVAPSPAKPRPWVPYAFVALGGSLGAVSRYGLGLVFPWVHNHATMGFPWATLLANIVGCLLIGVVSGALIARASAPQWIKPLVVTGFCGGFTTVSTFSIEFALMIGGDASVTALQYGLLTILSSIIAAAGGLAAGLRLFGGAKESVSAGDAADDSHGDSEDHA, encoded by the coding sequence ATGTCCATGCCTCCGACGCCTTCTGAGCGGCGTCCTGCGCGCCGCGATGATCCGCGGATGCACACCACTGAATTCGCGGCGCTGACCTCAGCGGATCTCGACGATGTCGAAGCCATGCTGGAGGTTGCCCCCAGCCCCGCGAAACCGCGGCCGTGGGTGCCTTATGCGTTTGTTGCGTTGGGAGGCAGCCTTGGGGCTGTGTCCAGATACGGTCTCGGCCTCGTTTTCCCCTGGGTGCACAACCACGCCACGATGGGGTTTCCGTGGGCAACGCTGCTGGCTAATATCGTCGGCTGTTTGCTGATCGGCGTTGTCTCCGGCGCACTCATCGCCCGGGCATCGGCTCCCCAATGGATTAAACCACTGGTGGTTACCGGTTTTTGTGGGGGTTTTACCACCGTCTCAACGTTCAGCATTGAATTCGCGTTGATGATCGGAGGCGATGCCTCGGTCACGGCGCTTCAGTACGGTTTGCTGACCATCCTGAGCAGCATTATCGCTGCTGCTGGCGGTTTGGCTGCTGGACTGCGCCTTTTTGGCGGGGCTAAGGAATCTGTCTCTGCCGGTGATGCCGCTGATGATTCCCACGGTGATTCGGAGGACCACGCATGA